The genomic stretch TGTTGTGGCAGCACCTCTTCTGGTTCTTCGGCCATCCGGAGGTGTACATCATCGCCCTGCCGTTCTTCGGCATCATCTCCGAGGTCATCCCGGTCTTCTCCCGCAAGCCGATGTTCGGCTACATGGGCCTGATCGCGGCGACCATCTCGATCGCGGGTCTGTCGATCACGGTGTGGGCGCACCACATGTACGTCACCGGCGGTGTACTGCTGCCGTTCTTCTCCTTCATGACCTTCCTGATCGCGGTCCCGACCGGTGTGAAGTTCTTCAACTGGATCGGCACCATGTGGAAGGGCAGTCTGTCCTTCGAGACACCGATGCTCTGGGCCACCGGCTTCCTCATCACCTTCGTCTTCGGCGGCCTCACGGGGGTGCTGCTCGCCTCCCCGCCCTTGGACTTCCATCTGTCGGACTCGTACTTCGTGGTGGCGCACTTCCACTACGTCGTCTTCGGCACCGTGGTGTTCGCGATGTTCTCCGGCTTCCACTTCTGGTGGCCGAAGTTCACCGGCAAGATGCTCGACGAGCGCCTCGGCAAGATCACGTTCTGGACGCTGTTCATCGGCTTCCACGGCACCTTCCTGGTCCAGCACTGGCTGGGCGCGAACGGAATGCAGCGCCGGATTCCGGACTATCTGGCGGTGGAGGGCCTGACCACGCTCAACACGGTGTCGACGATCTTCACCTTCGTCCTCGGCCTGTCGTTCCTGCCGTTCTTCTACAACGTCTGGAAGACCGCCAAGTACGGCAAGCCGGTCGAGGTCGACGACCCGTGGGGCTACGGCCGTTCGCTGGAGTGGGCGACGTCCTGCCCGCCGCCGCGCCACAACTTCGCCGGGCTCCCTCGCATCCGCAGTGAATCCCCGGCCTTCGATCTCCACCATCCGCAGGCCCCGGTCCCGGTACGGGAGTTGAGCGCGCGGTGAGCACGAGGGAGAGCCGCGGGATGGTCGACCGTATCGAGGGCTTTCTGCTCGTCGAGGCCACCCGCGAGGAGGGCCGCACCGCCGCCGAGCGCTTCTGTGCCCCGCTGGATCCCTGGCTGACGGAGGCTCAGCGGGCGGAGCTGGAGCGGCGGTTCGAGTCGGAGTATCTGGTCCTCGCCCGGCGGTCCTGGCAGCGTACGGCCGAGCGGGCGCAGGAGCTGCGGGCCGAGTACGAGGAGCGGTACCGGGTGCTGCGGTGCCGGATGGTCGCGGCGGGCCTGTTGGCCTGCGCCGGTCTCGTGGCCGTGGCGGGAATCGTCGCCGTGGTGTGCTGAGGAGGCGGCTCCCGGGGCCATACTGACCGTCGTGCGCGTAGCGATCATGACGGCGGGCTCCCGGGGCGATGTGGCCCCCTACACCGGTCTGGGTCAGGCCCTGGCCCGGGCCGGACACCAGGTCACCCTGGTCACCCACGCCCGCTTCGAGCCCCTCGTGGCGGGCACGGAACTCCGCTTCCATCCCCTCCCCGTCGATCCACGGGCGGAGTTGCACTCCTCCCGCGGCCGGGGGCTGCACCGCAGCGCGACCGGCGTGGGCAAGCTGATGCGGGTGGCCGCGCTGGCACGGGCCGTGGTGGGGCGGATGACGGACGATCTGGTGGCCGCCGCCCGGGCCAGTGATGTCCTGCTGCTCTCCAGTTCACTGGGACCGATCGGGCGGACCATCGCCGAGGGGCTGCGGTTGCCCTGCCTGGGCCTGTATCTCCAGCCCCTCGCTCCCACCCGCGAGTTCGCGCCGCCCGTGCTCGGCGCCGCCTCCTGGGGCGCTCTCGGCAACCGGTTCGCCGGGCACGGGGTGAATCTGCTGATGGAGCGGATCTTCGCCTCGACGGTGCCGTCGGTGCGGACCCGGCTGGGGCTGCCCCGCGGCAACCGCGCCGGCCGCGCCTTGCCGGTGCTGCACGGGTTCAGCCCGCTGGTGGTGCCCCGCCCCCGGGACTGGCCGTCCGGACTGGACGTGACCGGGTACTGGTGGCCGTACGACCGGGATCAGCTGCTGCCCGCGAGGATCGAGGAGTTCCTCGACGCGGGTGAGCCGCCGGTGTTCGTGGGTCTTGGCAGTGCGACCGTGCCCGACCCGGCCGCGCTGAGCGCCGAGATCGTGCGGGCGCTGCGGCGGGCCGGGCTGCGCGGGGTGTTCCAGCGCGGTTGGGGCGGTCTGGCGGCCGACGGCGCGGACATGCTGACGGTCGACGAGGTGCCGCACTCCGCCCTGTTCCCGCGGATGGCCGCCGTCCTCCA from Streptomyces davaonensis JCM 4913 encodes the following:
- the ctaD gene encoding aa3-type cytochrome oxidase subunit I, yielding MRDQIKWLTSTDHKTIGTLYLITSFVFFCIGGVMALFMRAELARPGLQIMSNEQFNQAFTMHGTIMLLMFATPLFAGFANWIMPLQIGAPDVAFPRLNMFAYWLYLFGSLIAVGGFLTPDGAADFGWFAYSPLSDAVRSPGIGADMWIMGLAMSGFGTILGSVNFITTIICMRAPGMTMFRMPIFTWNVLLTGVLVLLAFPVLAAALFALEADRKFGSHIFDSANGGALLWQHLFWFFGHPEVYIIALPFFGIISEVIPVFSRKPMFGYMGLIAATISIAGLSITVWAHHMYVTGGVLLPFFSFMTFLIAVPTGVKFFNWIGTMWKGSLSFETPMLWATGFLITFVFGGLTGVLLASPPLDFHLSDSYFVVAHFHYVVFGTVVFAMFSGFHFWWPKFTGKMLDERLGKITFWTLFIGFHGTFLVQHWLGANGMQRRIPDYLAVEGLTTLNTVSTIFTFVLGLSFLPFFYNVWKTAKYGKPVEVDDPWGYGRSLEWATSCPPPRHNFAGLPRIRSESPAFDLHHPQAPVPVRELSAR
- a CDS encoding glycosyltransferase; this encodes MTAGSRGDVAPYTGLGQALARAGHQVTLVTHARFEPLVAGTELRFHPLPVDPRAELHSSRGRGLHRSATGVGKLMRVAALARAVVGRMTDDLVAAARASDVLLLSSSLGPIGRTIAEGLRLPCLGLYLQPLAPTREFAPPVLGAASWGALGNRFAGHGVNLLMERIFASTVPSVRTRLGLPRGNRAGRALPVLHGFSPLVVPRPRDWPSGLDVTGYWWPYDRDQLLPARIEEFLDAGEPPVFVGLGSATVPDPAALSAEIVRALRRAGLRGVFQRGWGGLAADGADMLTVDEVPHSALFPRMAAVLHHAGAGTTAAGLRAGVPAVPVPIQFDEGFWAERLVTLGVAPRRVPLRALTAQVLAPALDRAVRDPAHRERAQALGLRIRQEDGTAPVLAAVERLAG